Within the Alteromonas sp. M12 genome, the region TCTATTCTCTATTTTGAGGCTCAAATTATTATTATTGTGGCAGTGGTCGTCTATGATCTTAGACTGTTAAAATCTAACTGCAAATACTTATTGAACTAAACGTCAAATCAGAGCGATTTTTATCTGTATTTTTCTCAAAATTTGACAAAGACTGATTTTTAACCAATAAAATCAAAGGAATAATACAAGAGTAAATGTAACGAGAACTAAAGTGGCATTGCCATTTTGAGCATCGATAGATGCAATTTTTTATAAAAATAAAGAAATTTTTAGCGTGACTTAATAATTGCTTGAATAGCTGTTAGTCAGTCTTAAATTGAAATTGTTATAAAATGATTCTAATGACTAAATGACGTTAGCGAGTAATTCACTGGGTTACCCCATGCAACATTTTTTATACTTTTTTCCGCTTCCACATAGACACTGATCATTTCGATTTAGCTGGACTTGACCTGTGTCGTCTTTTATTTCTCCGTCAACATAGACCCAGTGTTCATTTTCTAACATAAAGTTAGATACTTCATGAAGTAAATAAAATGTCTTGTCCGAACGAGAATAAGCTTTAAATTCTACAATGTTTTCACTTGGGCAATTAACAATCTTAAGGGACAGCCACTGTGTCTCATTGTCACTTTGCTGGAGATCTTTAATAGATAGGTTTTGGCGGGAGGCTTTAGCGTATGTATCTAAAATATATTGGTAATTATTTTTGGCATAGGCGCTATACCGTGAACGCATTAATTGTTCAGCAGTATCAGGGTATTTTGTTTTTGAAATAAAAGGTCTACAACAATTTTCAAAGGACTCGCCACTACAACAGGGGCATTCATGATTACTATTCAGCACAGCTTAAACAACTCTATGATATTCAGGTACATCTTAAATCTAATCTAGTATTGAG harbors:
- a CDS encoding YchJ family protein is translated as MLNSNHECPCCSGESFENCCRPFISKTKYPDTAEQLMRSRYSAYAKNNYQYILDTYAKASRQNLSIKDLQQSDNETQWLSLKIVNCPSENIVEFKAYSRSDKTFYLLHEVSNFMLENEHWVYVDGEIKDDTGQVQLNRNDQCLCGSGKKYKKCCMG